From the Patescibacteria group bacterium genome, the window AAGTTCAAGAAAAAGATTCGGAAACAAAAAGGAAATTTAATATTCCTTTAGACCACAAAATCTTACTCTACGTTGGCCGCTTGACTCAAGAAAAAAATGTTGGCTTTCTTCTGGAGGCTTTTTCTGAAATTCGAAAAAAGAAACAAGATGTTTGTTTAGTCTTGGTTGGTGAAGGATACTTAGAAAGAGAATTGAAAGAAAGAACAAAAAAATTAGGTTTAGAAAAAAAAGTCATTTTTACCGGTCGAATTTTATGGGAAGAGGTGGTCAAACTTTATCGCGACGCCTATCTTTTTCTCTTTGCTTCTTTAACTGATACGCAGGGCTTGATTATTGTTGAAGCAAGTTATTTTGGCCTACCGATTGTTGCTTTGAAAGATGAGTCTTATCAAGGAATGTTGATTGATGGAAAAAATGGCTTTACGGTTTATCCCTACGACCCTGTTCTTTTCGCTAAAAAAGTCTTAGAAATTTTAAATGACGAAAAACTCTATCAAGAATTTTCAAAAAATGGTCGGGAGTTAGCCAAAAAATTTTCCGCTGAAAATCAGGCAAGAAAATTGGTTGAGATTTACGAGAAAATGCGATCCATGCCGATAGGCAAATAATTGACAAAAATAAATTTTTAGGTTAAAATTTTATTAAAATAAAATTAAAGTTTTTATTTTTTAATTTTTAATGCCCCCATAGCTCAATGGATAGAGCATCAGCCTTCTAAGCTGAGGATGCGTGTTCGATTCACGCTGGGGGTATGACAATAAAATCAAAAAAAATAGAAAAATAAAAAAGACGAAAAACAATCGTCTTTTTATTAACTATTATTTAATTATAGACTTCCTAAATTCTATTATCTAAAATTTGGGTAATTTTATCTCTTTTTTTACGGTTCAAGTCTCAAAAATTATTCTTTCACCTTTGCTAAAATAGCTTGACGAATTTCTGTAATTAATTTTGGATTGGTTTTTAAAAATTCTCTCGCTCCTTCCCGGCCAACACCAAGTTTTGTTTCGCCAAAAGAAAAAGTGTTGCCAGATTTTTTTATAAGACCATAATTCAAACCTAAATCAATTAAATCACCGCTCAGAGAAATGCCTTCATTATAAATAATATCAAATTCACATCCTTTAAAAGGTGGGGCAACTTTATTCTTGACGACTTTCGCTTTGACTCGATTACCAATTACTTGTTCTCCTTTTTTAATCTGTCCAACTTTTTTTAATTCAATCCGCACCGATGAATAAAATTTCAAAGCAGTGCCGCCAGTCGTTGTTGTAGGAGAACCCCACATAATGCCGATTTTTTGCCGTGTTTGGTTAAGAAAAATTACAATTGTTTTACTCTTAGCAACAATACCGGCTAACTTACGTAAGGCTTGACTCATTAGCCTGGCTTGAAGACCGACAAACTGATCGCCCATTTCGCCTTCAATTTCAGCTTTAGGTGTTAAAGCCGCTACTGAGTCAATAACAATAGCGTCAACGGCATTTGAACGAACAAGTGTTTCGACAATTTCTAAAGCTTGCTCGCCAGTGTCAGGTTGAGAAATTAATAAATCTTCAACTTTGACACCAATTTTTTTTGCATATTCTGGATCTAAAGCATGCTCGGCATCAACAAAGGCTGCCACTCCTTTTTGTTTTTGTAATTCCGCTAAAATATGAAGAGCAAGTGTCGTCTTGCCTGAGGCTTCGTCGCCGAAAATTTCAATGATCCGACCGCGTGGTACACCACCGACTCCCAAAGCCAGGTCCAAGGAGAGACAGCCGGTGGAAACCGTTTCCACCTCCATTCTTTTAGCTTCTCCTAATCTCATAATTGAGCCTTCGCCAAATCTTTCTTTGATCTGTTTAATTGCTTCTTCGGCGGCTTTAATTTTTTCGTCTTTTAATTCTTTTTCTTTGGCCATAAATTTAAAAATTATTTTTTAATCTATTTTTATCTCTTGGTCAACCCTTTGAATAGAGGAGGCTTTTTTTGTCTTTGGATCAATGGCAAGAAATACAGCATTAATAATAGCTTCTCCTTTTTCCGGAATTTCAAAATTCTGAGGGATCTGGCTCAAAAAGGCAGTTAAGACATTTTTTTTCTCAACACCGATGACGGAATTTTTTGCTCCAACCATCCCAATGTCTGATAAAAAAGCGGTGCCAGAAGATAAAATTTGAGCATCAATAGTGCCAATATGAGTATGAGTACCCAAAACAGCACTTGCCCGGCCATCAAGATAGTGTCCTAAAGCAACTTTTTCTGAGGTTGCTTCAGCGTGAAAGTCTACAATAATAGCATTTAAATTCTTGTTAGAAAATCGAGCCAAGATCTCGTCAGCCTTGCGAAAAGGACAGTCGGCTTCTATTTCCAAAAAAACTCTACCTAACAAGTTTATCACTAAAATAAAATTTTGACCAATTTTAATAATTTTTTCACCTGAACCGGGCGTCTCAGGTGGATAATTAGCTGGCCGAATAATTTTATCTTTCAAATCTTTGTCTTTAAAAATTTCAAAGATCTCTTTCTTTGACCAAATATGATTGCCGGAAGTAAAAAAATCAACACCGGCATTCTTTATTTCTTGTAAAGTCTTTCTAGTGACACCCAAACCATGGGCTAGATTTTCTACGTTTGCCAAAATTAAGTCCGGTTTAAATTTTCTTTTCAATTTGGGCAAGATTCTAATCAGGGCTCGTCGACCAATTTTTCCAACAACATCACCAAAGAAAAGTACCTTAATCATATTAATATTTTATCATTACAATATCACAAAATCAAACATTTTTGGATTCTATTTCTAGATTCTTCTTTCTAATTTATCGGGCATATTCAGTAATTCTTGTCTCACGAATGACGGTGACTTTAATTTCGCCGGGGTATTTAAGATCAGCTTCAATTTTTTTGGCTATTTCTTTGGCTAACCTTCCTGCTTCTAAATCATCAATTTTTTGAGCATTGACAAAAATTCTTATTTCTCGACCAGCTTGAAGACAATAGGCTTTTTCTACGTTTGGAAAAGAAAGAGCAGTTTTTTCTAAATCTTCCAATCTTTTGAGATATTCTTCGTAAGAATCAGCCCGCGCTCCGGGCCTCGCCCCAGAAATAGCATCAGCCACTTTAACAATAATTGCTTCTAGGGTTGGTGGCGAATCTTCATGATGGGTGGCAATGGGAATAATGACCTCTTCTGGCAAACCAAATTTCTCGCCTAATTTTTTACCAATTTCCGGATGGGTCCCGGTTGTTTCTTGATCTAAGGCTTTACCAATATCATGGAGTAATCCGGCCTTTTTTACAACTGATTCATCAAGACCAAGTTCAGAAGCAATTAAGACGCTAAGGTTAGCTACTTCAACAGAATGTTGAAGAACGTTCTGACCATAACTCGTTCGGTATTTTAAGCGTCCTAAAATTTGCAGTAATTTCGGATCAAGACCAACCACGCCAACTTTAAAAGCTGTTTCTTCGCCAATCTCTTTTATTTCTTCAGCTAATTCTTTTTTAACTTCTTCAACAATCCTTTCAATTCTGGCTGGTTGAATGCGACCATCTAAAATTAAACGTTCCAACGTTCTCTTGGCCAACTCTCTTCTCAAGGGTGAGAAACAGGAAATAGTAATAACTTCCGGTGTATCATCAATAATTATTTCCACTCCGGTCAATTGTTCTAAAGTTTTAATATTTCTCCCCTCTCGGCCAATAATTCGACCTTTCATTTCTTCGGAAGGTAGTCCAATAGTTGAAGTGGTTCTTTCTTGGG encodes:
- the recA gene encoding recombinase RecA → MAKEKELKDEKIKAAEEAIKQIKERFGEGSIMRLGEAKRMEVETVSTGCLSLDLALGVGGVPRGRIIEIFGDEASGKTTLALHILAELQKQKGVAAFVDAEHALDPEYAKKIGVKVEDLLISQPDTGEQALEIVETLVRSNAVDAIVIDSVAALTPKAEIEGEMGDQFVGLQARLMSQALRKLAGIVAKSKTIVIFLNQTRQKIGIMWGSPTTTTGGTALKFYSSVRIELKKVGQIKKGEQVIGNRVKAKVVKNKVAPPFKGCEFDIIYNEGISLSGDLIDLGLNYGLIKKSGNTFSFGETKLGVGREGAREFLKTNPKLITEIRQAILAKVKE
- a CDS encoding TIGR00282 family metallophosphoesterase, which encodes MKVLFFGDVVGKIGRRALIRILPKLKRKFKPDLILANVENLAHGLGVTRKTLQEIKNAGVDFFTSGNHIWSKKEIFEIFKDKDLKDKIIRPANYPPETPGSGEKIIKIGQNFILVINLLGRVFLEIEADCPFRKADEILARFSNKNLNAIIVDFHAEATSEKVALGHYLDGRASAVLGTHTHIGTIDAQILSSGTAFLSDIGMVGAKNSVIGVEKKNVLTAFLSQIPQNFEIPEKGEAIINAVFLAIDPKTKKASSIQRVDQEIKID
- a CDS encoding glycosyltransferase, with amino-acid sequence MRIGFFSDTYLPITFGTEISMETFKKELEKFGHEVFVFCPKYPDREGLEKNVFRFPSLRLMKSPENRLMFFGPAAVKKIVNLKLDVAHAHTPFSAGILAKLVAKKLKIPLFYTSHMLYPEYAKHWLIRENKILPILMKFYLKIYGNSCTALIAPSEKMKKLLEEYGVEKPIFVLPTGLDFTRLEKVQEKDSETKRKFNIPLDHKILLYVGRLTQEKNVGFLLEAFSEIRKKKQDVCLVLVGEGYLERELKERTKKLGLEKKVIFTGRILWEEVVKLYRDAYLFLFASLTDTQGLIIVEASYFGLPIVALKDESYQGMLIDGKNGFTVYPYDPVLFAKKVLEILNDEKLYQEFSKNGRELAKKFSAENQARKLVEIYEKMRSMPIGK
- the rny gene encoding ribonuclease Y — translated: MSQNFTSIIVLASILIGAVIGYYFRKSVVSRLFDSLETKAREIEEKARRRAQEIILEAKEEQLAMIERVKKEEQLRKKDLKILEEKLEKRRALFDQKLLEFEEEKIKLAEKVKKVEEIKERVQALNDEANLRLEKISGLSKKEAKEMLFAQIEKEFQEEILNRIRKMEKEGAKEIEKKSQELLVLAMERYASSVAQERTTSTIGLPSEEMKGRIIGREGRNIKTLEQLTGVEIIIDDTPEVITISCFSPLRRELAKRTLERLILDGRIQPARIERIVEEVKKELAEEIKEIGEETAFKVGVVGLDPKLLQILGRLKYRTSYGQNVLQHSVEVANLSVLIASELGLDESVVKKAGLLHDIGKALDQETTGTHPEIGKKLGEKFGLPEEVIIPIATHHEDSPPTLEAIIVKVADAISGARPGARADSYEEYLKRLEDLEKTALSFPNVEKAYCLQAGREIRIFVNAQKIDDLEAGRLAKEIAKKIEADLKYPGEIKVTVIRETRITEYAR